Genomic window (Syntrophales bacterium):
TACGGTTATCCCCTCAAGACCTTTGGTTCAGAGGAGCAGAAGAAAAAATTTCTGACCCCTGTTGCCAGTGGGGAGGTTGAGGGTTGCTATGCCCTCACAGAGGCCGGTGCCGGTTCCGATGCAGCGGCCTTGAGGTGCCGTGCTGAACTAAAAGGGGATAAGTATATCATCGTCGGCACCAAGGCCCTTATTACAAGCGGTAATATTGCCCATTACTGTGTTCTCGCGGCCACAACCGATCCCTCCCTCGGTTACAAGGGTGTTATCAACCTCGTTGTGGATATGAAGAATACACCGGGCTTTCGTGTGGGCAAGATTGAAGAAAAGCTGGGCATCCTGGCCTCCGGCACGGCCGAGCTGGTTTTTGAGGATGCGGAAATCCCAGTGGAAAACCTCCTCGGTAAACCCGGCGAGGGATTCAAACAGATGTTAACGGGACTTGATTCGGGAAGGATCGGCGTCGGTGCACAGGCCTGCGGCATCGGCAGGGCGGCCCTCGAAGATGCCTTAGTCTACGCGAAGGAAAGGGTCCAGTTTGGCAAGCCGATCGTTACCTTTCAGGCGATACAGTTTAAACTGGCCGATATGGCCACGGAACTCGATGCGGCAGAATTGATGCTCCTCCGTGCCGCGTGGCGGGAGGATAATGGTCTTGACTTTGAAAAAGAGGCCGCCATGGCTAAATATTACGCATCAGACGTGGCCATGAGGGCTGCCATTGAAGGCGTGCAGATCTTTGGTGGTTACGGATACATCAAAGAGTATCCGGCGGAGAGACACATGCGGGATGCCAAGATATGCCAGATATACGAAGGCACTAACGAGATCCAGAGAATGGTCGTGGCAAGAAAACTCATCGGTTTGAGATAGAGACAGCGGAAAGGTAAGCGTTCAGTTATCAGCTTTCAGCTTTCAGCGAAAACAAAAAGATACCAGGGGAAGTCTACAACTCCCAAGAAAGGTTCTCATACTGAAGTTTTTGTTTTGACCTGTCTTACTGATCGCTGACGGCTGAACGCTTACATA
Coding sequences:
- a CDS encoding acyl-CoA dehydrogenase; amino-acid sequence: MNFAPTEEQQMVRDMVRKFAETEIKPIAAELDRTHRHPEEICRKLGEMGIMGVAVPTEYGGAGMDNVTYIMAMIEISKACASCGCIVSVNNSLYGYPLKTFGSEEQKKKFLTPVASGEVEGCYALTEAGAGSDAAALRCRAELKGDKYIIVGTKALITSGNIAHYCVLAATTDPSLGYKGVINLVVDMKNTPGFRVGKIEEKLGILASGTAELVFEDAEIPVENLLGKPGEGFKQMLTGLDSGRIGVGAQACGIGRAALEDALVYAKERVQFGKPIVTFQAIQFKLADMATELDAAELMLLRAAWREDNGLDFEKEAAMAKYYASDVAMRAAIEGVQIFGGYGYIKEYPAERHMRDAKICQIYEGTNEIQRMVVARKLIGLR